Proteins from a genomic interval of Microbacterium abyssi:
- a CDS encoding DNA-3-methyladenine glycosylase family protein, which yields MTLTADAATAAARTEPLHTVYRPAHPLHLFRTVGMLMRGPKDPTMLVDGSTLWRAACTPEGVATLALRQSSDGAHATAWGTGADWALTQLPRLCGADDDATGFDASSLTAAGHPLLAEVARRTAGTRLTRTDLVFDALASATIEQKVTSYQAFGAWRVLISRFGERAPGPTPRPMFAPPVIDGWRRIPSWSWHRAGVEPPQSRAIVRAAERGRRIADAVLTAETSDDRDRVLTSLPGIGAWTAAETRIRALGDPDAVSVGDYHLAHQVGYALTGSRVDDDGMLELLSPWAGHRQRVIRLILASGVAEPRRGPRLAPEDHRRR from the coding sequence ATGACCCTGACAGCGGATGCCGCGACCGCCGCCGCGCGCACGGAACCGCTGCACACGGTCTACCGCCCCGCACATCCGCTGCACCTGTTCCGCACGGTCGGCATGCTGATGCGGGGGCCGAAGGACCCGACGATGCTCGTCGACGGATCGACGCTGTGGCGCGCAGCCTGCACGCCCGAAGGCGTCGCAACGCTCGCGCTCAGGCAGAGCAGCGACGGCGCGCACGCGACAGCCTGGGGCACCGGCGCCGACTGGGCGCTCACGCAGCTGCCACGACTGTGCGGTGCCGACGACGATGCGACCGGATTCGACGCGTCGTCATTGACCGCCGCGGGGCATCCGCTGCTCGCAGAGGTCGCACGACGCACGGCCGGCACTCGCCTGACCCGCACCGACCTCGTCTTCGACGCCCTCGCGAGCGCGACGATCGAGCAGAAGGTGACCTCGTACCAGGCGTTCGGCGCGTGGCGCGTGCTCATCAGCCGCTTCGGCGAGCGCGCCCCCGGGCCCACGCCCCGGCCCATGTTCGCCCCTCCTGTCATCGACGGGTGGCGCCGCATCCCGTCGTGGTCCTGGCATCGTGCCGGCGTCGAACCGCCGCAGTCCCGCGCGATCGTGCGCGCCGCCGAACGCGGCCGGCGGATCGCCGACGCGGTCCTCACCGCCGAGACCAGCGACGACCGCGACCGCGTGCTCACCAGCCTCCCGGGAATCGGCGCCTGGACCGCGGCCGAGACCCGCATCCGCGCGCTGGGCGACCCGGATGCCGTCAGCGTCGGCGACTACCACCTCGCCCATCAGGTCGGGTACGCGCTGACCGGCTCTCGCGTCGACGACGACGGGATGCTGGAGTTGCTGTCCCCCTGGGCGGGCCACCGCCAGCGCGTCATCCGCCTCATTCTCGCGAGCGGCGTCGCCGAGCCGCGCCGCGGTCCTCGTCTCGCCCCCGAAGACCACCGTCGCCGCTGA
- a CDS encoding ABC transporter permease codes for MTVTAPAASSTPTQVRPRRTWVGVLIGVVLVALALTSLFVGVSDVSPAALLGGGPDSMSAFLFVASRIPRTVAVLLTGASLGIAGLIMQMLVRNKFVEPSTTGVTEFATFGMLLVIIFAPGMALIGKMGVAAVFGLIGTWVFLRVVRAVPVRQLVLVPLVGIMLGGVVAAATTFFAYRLDLLQSLGTWAQGSFAAIMQGRYEFLWIAGVMVLVAWLAADRFSVISLGEEFATNLGLDYRRVVALGMVIVAIITAAVLVTAGIIPFLGLVVPNVVSLIIGDNVRRGIPWVAGLGAVFVLGCDLIARVARFPYEMPLSVIVGVVGAGLFLWLLLRTGSHAH; via the coding sequence ATGACCGTCACCGCCCCAGCGGCTTCGAGCACCCCCACCCAGGTCCGGCCCCGCCGGACCTGGGTGGGGGTGCTCATCGGCGTCGTCCTCGTGGCCCTCGCCCTCACGAGCCTGTTCGTCGGCGTCTCGGACGTCTCGCCTGCAGCACTGCTGGGCGGCGGTCCGGACAGTATGTCGGCCTTCCTGTTCGTCGCCAGCAGGATCCCGCGCACCGTGGCCGTGCTCCTCACCGGTGCATCGCTCGGCATCGCCGGACTCATCATGCAGATGCTCGTGCGCAATAAATTCGTCGAGCCGAGCACGACAGGGGTGACCGAGTTCGCCACCTTCGGGATGCTCCTGGTCATCATCTTCGCGCCTGGGATGGCGCTGATCGGCAAGATGGGCGTCGCTGCGGTCTTCGGTCTCATCGGCACCTGGGTGTTCCTGCGAGTCGTGCGGGCGGTGCCGGTGCGCCAGCTCGTGCTCGTGCCGCTGGTGGGCATCATGCTCGGCGGTGTCGTCGCAGCCGCCACCACGTTCTTCGCCTACCGGCTGGATCTGCTGCAATCGCTGGGCACCTGGGCGCAGGGGAGCTTCGCGGCAATCATGCAGGGTCGGTACGAGTTCCTCTGGATCGCCGGTGTGATGGTGCTCGTCGCCTGGCTCGCCGCTGACCGTTTCAGCGTGATCAGCCTCGGCGAGGAGTTCGCGACGAACCTCGGTCTCGACTACCGGAGGGTCGTAGCCCTCGGCATGGTCATCGTCGCGATCATCACCGCCGCTGTACTCGTCACCGCCGGGATCATCCCTTTCCTCGGTCTCGTCGTGCCGAACGTCGTCAGCCTGATCATCGGCGACAACGTGCGACGCGGCATCCCCTGGGTCGCCGGACTCGGCGCCGTCTTCGTGCTCGGCTGCGATCTCATCGCTCGCGTCGCGCGCTTCCCCTACGAGATGCCGCTGTCGGTGATCGTGGGCGTGGTCGGTGCGGGTCTGTTCCTCTGGCTGCTGCTGCGAACGGGAAGCCATGCCCACTGA
- a CDS encoding AAA family ATPase, translated as MRLHRLEIEGFGPFLGRQTVDFDRFADDGIFLIAGRTGAGKSSILDAVCFGLYGSVPRYEGGDKRLRSDHCEPDDPSEVVVEFSTGSGRYRVTRSPEYLRPAKRGGGLTKQASGVQLDTLDARGGDWVTLAAKEKRVADELDEILQLSKEQFLQVILLAQNRFARFLLADSKERQGLLRRLFGTERFEDVQARFDERRRASENALTGVHATVDARLGEAERVVTAAELWGERGAELVTASTQERIDALRAALTRAEYRVERRGADRDDAEKRLAAADAALTAVREEQKAQQERDRARTAMARLDAEQPEIDAARAALQRGRAAESLRATLAATARAEQVRDAAVAAELAARADWDDVGVELDELSAGALEAWAVARTREAGAWERAAELEAGGPALRAEAEDARARVEAASALVDEGEAERAELPRRLAELTDKRDIARRNADRVDDLARALTIATSRRDAAVAVAKVDDELTMAERVLVDASATLAETQTTLAQLRKRRLDGFAGELANALVAGQPCAVCGSTEHPAPAEHGDPVSAEDIDAAETVRDAAQIAERTAQERVATALAERAAAAAVADGRTVAVAEEELAAAVHAHARAAEASGALANLEAEVAQVTDAIAALDEKRAESATALAAAREALALVAQREKEAAAQIGEARGTFETVAKRIAEVVGQSAAARAFSAALADRARSETSYAAAKDEQDAALAASDFDGVTEARGAMRSSAEQEALEARISAHAVRREKERSTLLDLELRTLPEEPIDLVPAESAAAEARTAWRAALDAAGRAESATEQLASLIESAASEHARSAEQQAEHEVLRGLADTIAGRAGNTHKMTLETFVLAAELEEIVEAANRRLSDMSTGRYQLRHSDALASRGAASGLGIVVFDAFTGQTRPAQSLSGGETFLSSLALALGLAEVVTARAGGIQLDTLFIDEGFGSLDADTLEIAMRTLDELRSGGRTVGVISHVESMQEQIPAQIVVEQTAAGPSRIRA; from the coding sequence GTGCGCCTTCACCGTCTCGAGATCGAGGGGTTCGGTCCGTTCCTCGGCAGGCAGACCGTCGACTTCGACCGGTTCGCCGACGACGGCATCTTCCTGATCGCCGGGCGCACCGGCGCTGGCAAGTCCAGCATTCTGGATGCCGTCTGCTTCGGCCTGTACGGTTCCGTGCCGCGATACGAGGGCGGCGACAAGCGACTGCGCAGCGACCACTGCGAACCCGACGATCCGAGCGAGGTCGTCGTCGAGTTCAGCACGGGTTCGGGGCGATACCGGGTGACGCGTTCTCCTGAGTACCTGCGTCCGGCCAAGCGCGGCGGCGGGCTGACGAAGCAGGCCTCAGGCGTGCAGCTCGACACACTCGACGCGCGCGGCGGCGATTGGGTCACTCTCGCGGCCAAGGAGAAACGGGTCGCGGACGAGCTCGACGAGATCCTGCAGCTGAGCAAGGAGCAGTTCCTGCAGGTGATCCTGCTCGCGCAGAACCGGTTCGCGCGGTTCCTGCTCGCCGACAGCAAGGAACGGCAGGGGCTGCTGCGTCGGCTGTTCGGCACTGAGCGGTTCGAAGACGTGCAGGCGCGCTTCGACGAACGCCGCCGCGCCTCCGAGAACGCCCTCACCGGCGTCCACGCCACCGTCGACGCACGGCTCGGCGAGGCCGAGCGTGTCGTGACCGCCGCAGAACTGTGGGGTGAGCGGGGCGCCGAGCTCGTCACCGCGTCGACGCAGGAGCGCATCGATGCACTGCGGGCGGCTCTCACCCGCGCCGAGTACCGGGTGGAGCGTCGCGGGGCGGATCGAGACGACGCCGAGAAGCGTCTGGCGGCAGCCGACGCAGCGCTCACAGCCGTCAGAGAAGAGCAGAAGGCGCAGCAGGAGCGCGATCGTGCACGCACGGCGATGGCGCGGCTGGACGCCGAGCAGCCCGAGATAGACGCGGCCAGGGCCGCCCTGCAGCGGGGGCGTGCCGCCGAGTCGCTGCGCGCCACCCTCGCGGCGACGGCGCGTGCCGAACAGGTGCGCGATGCGGCCGTGGCGGCTGAGCTCGCCGCGCGCGCCGACTGGGACGACGTGGGCGTCGAACTCGACGAGCTCTCAGCCGGCGCGCTCGAGGCGTGGGCCGTCGCGCGCACCCGCGAGGCCGGCGCCTGGGAGCGCGCGGCAGAGCTGGAGGCTGGGGGCCCTGCGCTGCGAGCAGAGGCCGAAGATGCGCGTGCGCGGGTGGAAGCGGCATCCGCTCTGGTCGACGAGGGCGAAGCCGAGCGTGCCGAGCTGCCGAGGCGTCTCGCCGAGCTCACGGACAAGCGCGACATCGCCAGGCGCAACGCCGACCGCGTCGACGATCTGGCGCGCGCGCTCACCATCGCGACATCGCGCCGCGATGCGGCCGTCGCAGTTGCGAAGGTCGATGACGAGCTGACGATGGCAGAGCGCGTGCTCGTCGACGCGAGCGCGACGCTGGCCGAGACTCAGACGACGCTCGCACAGCTGCGGAAACGGCGGCTGGACGGCTTCGCCGGGGAACTCGCGAACGCGCTGGTCGCAGGGCAGCCGTGCGCCGTGTGCGGATCGACCGAGCATCCGGCGCCCGCCGAGCACGGCGACCCGGTGTCCGCGGAAGACATCGACGCGGCCGAGACCGTGCGGGATGCCGCGCAGATCGCCGAGCGGACCGCGCAGGAGCGGGTGGCGACTGCCCTGGCCGAGCGCGCGGCCGCTGCCGCTGTCGCGGACGGCCGGACGGTCGCGGTCGCTGAGGAGGAACTCGCTGCTGCCGTGCACGCGCACGCCCGGGCCGCGGAGGCGTCTGGTGCGCTCGCAAACCTCGAGGCAGAGGTCGCACAGGTCACCGACGCCATCGCCGCGCTCGACGAGAAGCGAGCGGAATCCGCCACGGCTCTGGCCGCGGCGCGCGAGGCCCTGGCGCTGGTCGCGCAGCGGGAGAAAGAGGCGGCTGCGCAGATCGGCGAGGCCAGAGGGACGTTCGAGACGGTCGCGAAGCGGATCGCCGAGGTCGTCGGGCAGTCCGCAGCCGCTCGCGCGTTCTCGGCCGCGCTCGCCGACCGTGCGCGCAGCGAGACGTCGTACGCCGCCGCGAAGGACGAGCAGGATGCCGCGCTGGCGGCATCCGACTTCGATGGCGTCACGGAGGCGCGCGGGGCGATGCGTTCGTCGGCTGAGCAGGAAGCGCTCGAGGCGCGCATCAGCGCCCACGCCGTGCGGCGTGAGAAGGAGCGCTCCACGCTGCTCGACCTCGAGCTGCGCACTCTGCCGGAGGAGCCGATCGATCTCGTCCCCGCCGAGTCCGCGGCGGCAGAGGCGCGTACGGCCTGGAGAGCGGCGCTGGATGCCGCGGGGCGCGCCGAATCCGCGACGGAGCAGCTCGCGAGCCTGATCGAATCCGCCGCGTCAGAGCACGCGCGCAGCGCAGAGCAGCAGGCGGAGCACGAGGTCCTCCGCGGACTCGCCGACACCATCGCCGGTCGCGCCGGTAACACCCACAAGATGACCCTCGAGACGTTCGTGCTGGCGGCAGAGCTCGAGGAGATCGTCGAAGCGGCGAACCGGCGCCTCAGCGACATGTCGACGGGGCGCTATCAGTTGCGGCACTCCGACGCGCTCGCGTCGCGGGGCGCCGCGTCCGGCCTCGGCATCGTCGTGTTCGACGCGTTCACCGGACAGACACGTCCCGCGCAGTCGCTGTCCGGCGGTGAGACGTTCCTCAGCTCCCTCGCCCTCGCGCTCGGACTCGCCGAGGTCGTCACGGCTCGTGCGGGCGGCATCCAGCTCGACACGCTCTTCATCGACGAGGGCTTCGGCTCGCTCGATGCCGACACCCTCGAGATCGCCATGCGCACACTTGACGAGCTGCGCTCGGGCGGCCGCACAGTCGGCGTCATCAGCCACGTCGAGTCGATGCAGGAGCAGATCCCCGCGCAGATCGTGGTCGAGCAGACCGCCGCGGGCCCGAGCCGCATCCGGGCCTGA
- a CDS encoding MFS transporter → MSSSLRSHPLRFHPAAKWWALFVISLTQLVVVLDGTIVNIALPQAQVALNMDDHLRQWVVTAYALAFGALLLLGGRIADYWGRKRTFMVGMIGFGLASLYAGLATAGWELILGRGLQGVFAAMLAPAALALLTTLFPSGKERNTAFAVFGTVAGAGAAVGLVLGGFLTEFLDWRWCLLVNLFFVAVGLIGGALFLTESKAGGDNRYDLWGALLVTLGLGSLVYGFSLAETGWGNPLTIGFLALGVVLLAVFVWVQAKVSNPLLPLRVVTHRVRGGAFLIQAVAGSVMIGATLYLTFHLQIVLGQGALESGIASLPLPLGTMLLAPLATKLLSSIGPRPMLIGGPLVVAAGLFYMSFITPGGNYFVQVAPALLVMGFGMAFVFIPLQNVALTGVKPHDAGVASAVTNSAMQIGGSIGLSVFTAVYAAVVGGHAQGGIGLEVLADGYSATFIAAAIGMLIASAIATTMVRGRKEDLLPQGSAESETPVLAH, encoded by the coding sequence ATGTCGTCATCCCTGCGTTCGCACCCCCTTCGCTTCCATCCCGCGGCCAAGTGGTGGGCACTGTTCGTCATCTCGCTCACGCAACTCGTCGTCGTCCTCGACGGCACCATCGTCAACATCGCGCTGCCGCAGGCGCAGGTTGCCCTGAATATGGATGACCACCTGCGCCAGTGGGTCGTCACCGCATATGCCCTCGCGTTCGGCGCCCTGCTGCTGCTCGGCGGGCGCATCGCCGACTACTGGGGCCGTAAGCGCACCTTCATGGTCGGCATGATCGGCTTCGGTCTCGCCTCGCTCTACGCCGGTCTCGCCACCGCCGGGTGGGAGCTCATCCTCGGCCGCGGCCTGCAGGGCGTCTTCGCCGCCATGCTTGCCCCCGCCGCCCTCGCACTGCTGACGACGCTGTTCCCGTCCGGCAAGGAGCGCAACACCGCCTTCGCAGTCTTCGGCACTGTCGCGGGTGCGGGCGCCGCCGTCGGTCTCGTGCTCGGCGGATTCCTCACCGAGTTCCTCGATTGGCGCTGGTGCCTGCTCGTCAACCTGTTCTTCGTGGCCGTGGGCCTGATCGGCGGGGCGCTGTTCCTCACCGAAAGCAAGGCGGGCGGCGACAACCGCTACGACCTGTGGGGCGCGCTGCTGGTGACCCTCGGACTCGGCTCGCTCGTCTACGGCTTCAGTCTCGCCGAGACGGGCTGGGGCAACCCGCTCACCATCGGGTTCCTGGCGCTGGGTGTCGTCCTGCTGGCGGTCTTCGTGTGGGTGCAGGCGAAGGTCTCGAATCCTCTGCTGCCGTTGCGCGTCGTCACCCATCGGGTCCGCGGCGGTGCGTTCCTCATCCAGGCGGTCGCCGGCAGCGTCATGATCGGCGCCACTCTGTACCTCACCTTCCATCTGCAGATCGTGCTCGGTCAGGGCGCTCTGGAATCGGGCATCGCCAGCCTGCCGCTGCCGCTGGGCACCATGCTGCTCGCTCCGCTGGCGACCAAGCTGCTCAGCTCGATCGGCCCGCGCCCGATGCTGATCGGCGGTCCGCTGGTGGTCGCGGCGGGCCTGTTCTACATGTCGTTCATCACCCCGGGCGGTAATTACTTCGTGCAGGTCGCTCCCGCGCTGCTGGTGATGGGCTTCGGCATGGCGTTCGTCTTCATCCCGCTGCAGAACGTGGCGCTCACGGGCGTGAAGCCGCATGACGCGGGTGTCGCATCGGCCGTGACGAACTCTGCGATGCAGATCGGCGGCTCGATCGGCCTTTCGGTGTTCACCGCCGTGTACGCCGCGGTCGTCGGCGGGCACGCGCAGGGCGGCATCGGTCTCGAGGTGCTGGCTGACGGATACAGCGCCACCTTCATCGCTGCCGCGATCGGGATGCTGATCGCCTCCGCGATCGCGACCACGATGGTGCGCGGCCGCAAGGAGGATCTGCTGCCGCAGGGCTCGGCGGAGTCCGAGACGCCGGTTCTCGCACACTGA
- a CDS encoding exonuclease SbcCD subunit D — MRILHTSDWHIGRTFHGNSTMDALAEVFGALVAQVKEHSVDVVIVAGDVFDSATPAGSAYTLLGDTLAALHDTGARVIVTSGNHDSAARLGFQARLLRDGIHVITDPLSIGEPVTVHDADGPVHFYGIPYLEPAIVRQHWDGVPLRTQAQTMSHAMGLVRAGMASHDGRSVAIAHCFAAGVDTTAGLEREVRQGGLDVVPLEVFEGPDYVALGHIHGRQQLSEHVRYAGAPLHYSFGEQHKERGSWLVDLDAAGLATVEWLALPVPRRLVTLTGTLDEILADSNVAAHAGDWVCAVYTDALPQAEPMRRLKERFPHCAMVQHAPVLTGEGEERSYAARLKSAVTDTERIEAFLEHVRAGQGASERESELIREVLDERVIAEALV; from the coding sequence ATGCGAATCCTGCACACCTCCGACTGGCACATCGGCCGCACCTTCCATGGCAACTCGACCATGGATGCGCTGGCCGAGGTCTTCGGTGCGCTCGTCGCCCAGGTGAAGGAGCATTCGGTCGACGTCGTGATTGTCGCGGGCGACGTCTTCGACTCCGCGACTCCGGCCGGGTCCGCGTACACGCTGCTCGGTGACACGCTCGCGGCGCTCCACGACACCGGCGCCCGCGTTATCGTCACCAGCGGCAACCACGACTCCGCGGCGCGGCTCGGGTTCCAGGCGCGGCTGCTGCGCGACGGCATCCACGTGATCACCGACCCGCTCTCGATCGGCGAGCCCGTCACTGTCCACGACGCTGACGGTCCCGTTCACTTCTACGGCATCCCGTACCTCGAGCCGGCGATCGTGCGGCAGCACTGGGATGGCGTGCCCCTGCGCACGCAGGCGCAGACCATGTCCCACGCCATGGGCCTGGTTCGCGCCGGGATGGCCTCGCACGACGGGCGTTCGGTCGCGATCGCGCACTGCTTCGCCGCGGGCGTGGATACTACGGCCGGGCTCGAGCGCGAGGTGCGCCAGGGCGGGCTCGACGTCGTCCCGCTCGAGGTGTTCGAGGGGCCCGACTACGTCGCACTCGGCCACATCCACGGTCGGCAACAGCTCAGCGAGCACGTGCGCTATGCAGGCGCTCCGTTGCACTACAGTTTCGGCGAGCAGCACAAGGAGCGCGGCTCCTGGCTCGTCGACCTCGATGCCGCGGGGCTTGCGACCGTTGAGTGGCTGGCGCTGCCGGTGCCGCGTCGCCTGGTGACGCTAACGGGCACTCTCGATGAGATCCTCGCCGACTCGAACGTCGCAGCGCATGCCGGCGATTGGGTGTGCGCCGTGTACACCGACGCTCTGCCGCAGGCCGAGCCGATGCGTCGGCTCAAGGAGCGCTTCCCGCACTGCGCGATGGTGCAGCACGCTCCTGTCCTGACCGGGGAGGGCGAGGAGCGCTCGTATGCGGCGCGGCTGAAGTCCGCCGTGACCGACACGGAGCGCATCGAGGCGTTCCTCGAGCACGTCCGGGCCGGGCAGGGGGCGAGCGAGCGCGAGAGCGAGCTCATCCGCGAGGTGCTCGACGAGCGCGTCATCGCGGAGGCCCTCGTCTAG
- a CDS encoding GNAT family N-acetyltransferase, protein MTDSTMIDGFLVTDEKDASRYTLTRDGVLVSALDYRDDGKTIALTRAFTIPTFRGHGYAAKVVAGAVADIESRGERRVDPVCWYVAEWFAQNPEHAGLLRRR, encoded by the coding sequence ATGACGGATTCCACGATGATCGACGGGTTCCTGGTCACCGACGAGAAGGATGCTTCGCGCTACACCCTCACGCGCGACGGAGTGCTCGTCAGCGCCCTGGACTACCGCGACGACGGCAAGACGATCGCCCTCACCAGAGCCTTCACGATCCCGACTTTCCGGGGGCACGGGTACGCGGCGAAGGTGGTGGCCGGCGCGGTCGCCGACATCGAGAGCCGCGGCGAGCGCAGGGTCGATCCGGTGTGCTGGTACGTCGCGGAGTGGTTCGCTCAGAACCCGGAGCACGCGGGGCTGCTGCGCCGTCGTTGA
- a CDS encoding ABC transporter ATP-binding protein, whose amino-acid sequence MIVLDCATKRYKNQTVLDDVTITLGDEGVTALIGPNGAGKSTMFGLIGRLIAPNAGTVSVDDVDVSATRSQELAKILAVLRQDNHIAARLTVHDLVEFGRFPHSRGRLTVADREHIERAIDYLDLGAFRERFLDELSGGQRQRAFIAMVLAQDTKYVLLDEPLNNLDLKHMTEIMKLVRRMADDLGKRVIVVLHDINFAATYADRIVAMRDGRVVADAPSDEIMQPDVLEAVYGTAVDVREIDGQRLALYYN is encoded by the coding sequence ATGATCGTGCTCGACTGCGCCACCAAGCGCTACAAGAACCAGACCGTCCTCGACGACGTGACGATCACCCTCGGCGACGAGGGGGTGACCGCGCTGATCGGACCGAACGGGGCCGGGAAATCCACGATGTTCGGGTTGATCGGACGCCTCATCGCGCCGAATGCCGGCACCGTGAGCGTCGATGACGTGGATGTGTCGGCGACGCGATCTCAGGAGCTGGCGAAGATCCTGGCGGTGCTCCGTCAGGACAACCACATCGCGGCCCGCCTCACGGTGCACGACCTCGTCGAGTTCGGGCGCTTCCCGCACTCGCGCGGGCGCCTGACCGTCGCCGACCGCGAGCACATCGAACGCGCGATCGACTACCTCGACCTCGGCGCGTTCCGCGAACGATTCCTCGACGAGCTCTCCGGCGGGCAGCGGCAGCGGGCGTTCATCGCGATGGTGCTCGCGCAGGACACGAAGTACGTGCTGCTCGACGAGCCGCTGAACAACCTCGACCTCAAGCACATGACCGAGATCATGAAGCTCGTCCGGCGGATGGCCGATGATCTCGGCAAGCGGGTGATCGTCGTGCTGCACGACATCAACTTCGCGGCGACCTACGCGGATCGGATCGTGGCCATGCGCGACGGCCGGGTGGTGGCGGATGCTCCGTCCGACGAGATCATGCAACCGGACGTTCTCGAGGCGGTGTACGGGACCGCGGTCGACGTGCGAGAGATCGACGGCCAGAGGCTGGCGCTGTACTACAACTGA
- a CDS encoding winged helix-turn-helix domain-containing protein, translating into MSNIALLERPTARAPHLRPVPPIIEAAAPAAPAVPADLPATRSPRGFALYVGLDEIKAAEAGVSLPLLVDALRRTLAELAPGAETHATVALAPHGSGGRDLDVVRLALQEPGAVARAKAATETEEKTEDYGVTVDISRKRVLIDGESAAFTYKEFELLQYLVLREGRTIERSELVDALWQSPEDETPGERTIDVHVRRLRAKLGRYEDIVRTVRGVGYRFDRHADVVIRYGHGTPSPDRF; encoded by the coding sequence ATGTCGAACATCGCACTCCTCGAGCGTCCCACTGCCCGCGCCCCTCACCTCCGCCCCGTTCCGCCGATCATCGAGGCCGCCGCGCCCGCCGCGCCTGCCGTTCCGGCTGATCTGCCCGCGACCCGCTCTCCGCGCGGCTTCGCCCTCTACGTCGGGCTCGACGAGATCAAGGCGGCCGAAGCCGGCGTCAGCCTTCCCCTGCTCGTCGACGCTCTGCGCCGCACCCTCGCCGAGCTCGCCCCCGGCGCCGAGACCCACGCCACTGTCGCGCTCGCACCGCACGGCTCCGGCGGACGCGACCTCGACGTCGTGCGCCTCGCCCTGCAGGAGCCGGGTGCGGTCGCCCGCGCCAAGGCCGCCACCGAGACGGAGGAGAAGACCGAGGACTACGGCGTCACGGTCGACATCTCGCGCAAGCGCGTGCTGATCGACGGCGAGTCCGCCGCGTTCACGTACAAGGAGTTCGAGCTGCTGCAGTACCTCGTGCTCCGCGAAGGCCGCACCATCGAGCGCTCCGAACTCGTCGACGCCCTGTGGCAGTCGCCGGAGGACGAGACGCCCGGCGAGCGCACGATCGACGTGCATGTGCGACGCCTGCGCGCCAAGCTCGGCCGCTACGAGGACATCGTGCGCACCGTGCGTGGCGTCGGCTACCGCTTCGACCGCCACGCCGACGTCGTCATCCGCTACGGCCACGGCACGCCTTCGCCCGACCGCTTCTGA
- a CDS encoding iron chelate uptake ABC transporter family permease subunit produces the protein MPTDTLTRTPVARQRPHSRWSTPQVRIGVLAIAVLVLIAVYLLTDIPGSLAFALKIRSLTVIAMLVVATAVGVSTVVFHTITQNRILTPSIMGFDAFYMLVSTIIVFFFGSNSFLAADDLLLWSVQVVVMVAFSVVLFTWLFGGKRRSIHLMLLVGIVLGTFFRGFTEWMQRMLDPLDFQILSDAMFASLTRPDPTLLAFTAILVALGVGAVIPLLRTLDVLTLGDAAAIGLGVNHRRTVMALFAVVSIMVAASTALAGPILFFGLIVANLAYSLAGTFRHAWTLPAASLIGVGCLLLAQIILEQIFGFGGSLSMVIEFAGGLFFLYLVLRKGAR, from the coding sequence ATGCCCACTGACACGCTCACTCGGACGCCGGTGGCACGGCAGCGCCCGCACAGTCGCTGGTCGACCCCGCAGGTGCGGATCGGCGTGCTGGCCATTGCCGTCCTGGTGCTCATCGCGGTGTATCTGCTCACCGACATTCCCGGATCGCTCGCGTTCGCCCTGAAGATCCGCAGCCTCACGGTGATCGCGATGCTCGTCGTCGCCACTGCCGTCGGCGTCTCCACGGTGGTGTTCCACACGATCACGCAGAACCGCATCCTCACCCCGTCGATCATGGGCTTCGACGCCTTCTACATGCTCGTCTCGACGATCATCGTGTTCTTCTTCGGATCGAACTCGTTCCTGGCGGCGGACGATCTGCTCCTCTGGAGCGTGCAGGTCGTCGTGATGGTCGCGTTCAGTGTCGTCCTGTTCACCTGGCTGTTCGGAGGTAAGCGGCGCAGCATCCATCTCATGCTGCTGGTCGGGATCGTGCTCGGGACGTTCTTCCGCGGGTTCACCGAATGGATGCAGCGGATGCTCGACCCGCTGGACTTCCAGATTCTCTCCGACGCCATGTTCGCGTCGCTGACGCGTCCGGACCCGACCCTCCTGGCGTTCACCGCGATCCTCGTCGCGCTGGGTGTCGGCGCCGTGATCCCGCTGCTGCGCACGCTCGACGTGCTGACGCTGGGGGATGCCGCCGCCATCGGCCTCGGCGTGAATCACCGTCGTACCGTGATGGCACTGTTCGCCGTCGTATCGATCATGGTCGCGGCATCCACTGCTCTGGCCGGACCCATCCTCTTCTTCGGCCTCATCGTCGCGAATCTCGCCTACTCGCTGGCCGGCACGTTCCGGCATGCCTGGACGCTGCCGGCGGCGAGCCTCATCGGCGTCGGATGCCTGCTGCTCGCGCAGATCATCCTCGAGCAGATCTTCGGTTTCGGCGGCAGCCTGTCGATGGTGATCGAGTTCGCCGGCGGCCTGTTCTTCCTCTATCTCGTCCTTCGAAAGGGTGCACGATGA